A part of Corynebacterium mustelae genomic DNA contains:
- the cas5e gene encoding type I-E CRISPR-associated protein Cas5/CasD, which yields MTDSVYFRLAGPFQSWAGPAITGNFVRTEPRPTHSGLVGLVAGACGFLRGEWPDWLNSLCFQVREDNRGVLIDDFQTINPRDTEMEFRSRLLLAMGKRPTNKLLTATPDGQGLTSLVQRTYLAGAEFIVQVASDEFGDILLDGLKNPRFSTYLGRKAFAPAFPFFLGSSSEDLLTKIPTVDSKLPDGQENKILRVFQLGPGCSTSPMRISVPVVSTRDSWLNDTKKLFLAPH from the coding sequence ATGACAGATTCCGTTTATTTCCGTCTAGCAGGGCCTTTTCAGTCTTGGGCCGGCCCTGCGATTACGGGCAATTTTGTCCGGACTGAGCCTAGACCAACTCATAGCGGTTTGGTTGGTTTGGTTGCAGGGGCATGCGGGTTCCTGCGTGGTGAGTGGCCGGATTGGTTAAATTCGCTGTGTTTCCAAGTTCGTGAGGATAATCGTGGTGTTCTCATTGATGATTTTCAGACGATTAATCCTCGCGATACAGAAATGGAGTTCCGATCTCGTTTGCTACTTGCGATGGGTAAGCGCCCCACGAATAAGCTGTTGACGGCTACTCCTGATGGCCAAGGGTTAACATCTTTGGTTCAGCGTACTTACCTTGCAGGTGCCGAATTTATAGTTCAAGTCGCATCTGATGAATTTGGTGACATACTGCTGGATGGGTTGAAAAACCCTAGATTTTCAACCTATTTAGGCCGTAAGGCTTTCGCCCCAGCATTCCCCTTTTTCCTAGGCTCCAGTTCTGAGGATCTGCTAACAAAAATCCCTACTGTTGACTCCAAATTACCTGATGGTCAGGAAAATAAGATCTTACGAGTTTTCCAATTGGGACCAGGGTGCAGTACTTCTCCTATGAGAATCTCTGTTCCTGTGGTTTCTACACGGGACTCTTGGCTGAACGATACGAAAAAGCTTTTCCTAGCACCACACTAA
- a CDS encoding type I-E CRISPR-associated protein Cse1/CasA encodes MELGAILRLLTHIAALIVRKDKKLAKRNLKDPLPVSLLSEVFAELQKDLPLYGGERNFLQIPDITGVVSRGKNPTFKLSPTAPGENSQAYWNFSKKKPETLPKGEALLALLIFKIYSSAGNSKFENRKCQNGSPGIRFVGAGNTSTEVFVHANTLWESLLASVPKSWVEGEGLPAWADPTGEHSFVNGESHPLWRASWMSNSVCGFWEDGELTGVGIGGTPPEHFVPEIPSPENKDAYKAWCDQRNTEDPFYLYIRDSHSNALKVKRLDLSKDLTELAVEWARENTVAHLDSHFSKSVLPPNFKRGDSLVFIRHQIGGNASTPLIRESVVTQTSDTLWCLDQDPLIQRQLVSHAEFIFELKLTMLNPFRRMGKNDRCPTFDDLADLLDTAKSAFWRHITPVYEEIITTVKEKKDFDQKVVRRHAVDAAINALDAVVKPYLLQNPKRNFAVQNQTRRNLYAKLREK; translated from the coding sequence ATGGAGCTAGGTGCAATTCTTCGACTTTTAACCCACATAGCCGCACTGATTGTCAGAAAAGACAAAAAGTTAGCTAAAAGAAATCTCAAAGATCCCCTCCCAGTTTCCTTACTTTCAGAAGTATTCGCCGAACTACAAAAAGATTTACCCCTGTATGGAGGTGAAAGAAATTTTTTGCAGATCCCAGACATAACTGGGGTCGTTTCCCGCGGCAAGAATCCCACGTTCAAGTTGTCCCCCACCGCACCAGGTGAAAATTCTCAGGCATATTGGAATTTTTCCAAGAAAAAGCCCGAAACCCTCCCCAAAGGGGAAGCGCTTTTAGCGCTTCTTATTTTTAAAATCTATTCTTCAGCCGGTAACAGTAAATTTGAAAATAGGAAGTGTCAGAATGGCTCTCCTGGGATCAGGTTTGTTGGAGCTGGCAATACTTCTACTGAAGTTTTTGTTCACGCCAATACCTTGTGGGAATCTCTTCTTGCATCAGTTCCGAAATCTTGGGTTGAGGGGGAAGGACTGCCAGCTTGGGCAGACCCTACAGGTGAGCATTCCTTCGTCAATGGCGAATCCCACCCATTGTGGAGGGCTTCCTGGATGTCAAACTCCGTATGCGGGTTCTGGGAGGACGGAGAGCTTACTGGTGTTGGCATTGGTGGTACCCCTCCAGAGCATTTCGTTCCTGAAATCCCAAGCCCAGAGAACAAGGATGCCTACAAAGCTTGGTGTGATCAACGCAATACTGAAGATCCGTTTTATCTTTATATTCGCGATTCTCACTCTAACGCTTTGAAGGTCAAGCGCCTTGACCTCAGCAAGGATCTCACTGAACTAGCGGTGGAGTGGGCACGGGAAAATACCGTCGCACATCTTGATTCGCACTTCAGCAAGTCAGTGCTGCCACCTAATTTCAAGCGCGGTGATTCCTTGGTATTTATCCGGCATCAGATTGGGGGCAATGCTTCTACTCCCCTCATTCGTGAATCAGTGGTTACCCAGACGTCCGATACCTTGTGGTGTTTGGATCAAGATCCTTTAATCCAGCGGCAATTAGTTTCTCACGCGGAGTTCATTTTTGAACTTAAGCTTACGATGTTGAATCCGTTTCGGCGCATGGGCAAGAACGATAGGTGCCCAACTTTCGATGACCTTGCGGATCTTCTGGACACCGCGAAGTCTGCGTTCTGGCGTCACATCACGCCTGTATACGAAGAGATCATCACGACTGTAAAAGAGAAGAAAGACTTTGATCAGAAGGTAGTACGAAGGCACGCTGTTGATGCGGCTATTAATGCGTTAGATGCCGTGGTTAAACCTTATCTTCTGCAAAATCCCAAGCGTAATTTCGCTGTTCAAAATCAAACACGAAGAAATCTCTACGCAAAACTGCGAGAGAAGTAG
- a CDS encoding type I-E CRISPR-associated protein Cas7/Cse4/CasC, with product MSNHLTLHIVASVPYSNLNRDDTGTPKHVRRGGFQAALLSSQAIKKGIRTKYENSALVTSVRSGQLEDTVVQRALEINPSADEKALKKAAKKIIGNLTKNDEGGDTKNGKEPARSIWLSSEELEVAAAQILGNTDDEFLLDGKTGSLAIAAFGRMFAKAPQKGTEAALSVSPAVTSHAVNIATDYFSTVDDIKEANRESGATYLGVAQYTSGVFYRTVSIDKEQLHRSWTGFDSENAEESLALLVDAIIYGLPRGKQHSTAPFVQPALVFAEEQRYRSSYDFEAPVQADRTNGGFLEPTLDELNKQYEAARAFDPANFDGLEFVAGTATSLDDKFKNATKGSKDELVAAIVAWIKQ from the coding sequence ATGTCTAATCACCTCACTCTTCACATTGTCGCTTCGGTGCCATATTCCAATTTGAACCGCGATGACACTGGTACCCCTAAGCATGTTCGTCGGGGCGGTTTCCAGGCTGCGCTATTGAGTTCTCAAGCGATTAAAAAGGGCATTCGTACGAAATACGAAAATAGCGCGTTGGTTACTTCAGTGCGTTCTGGTCAGCTTGAGGATACAGTTGTTCAGCGTGCACTTGAGATTAATCCTTCAGCTGATGAGAAAGCTCTGAAAAAGGCCGCAAAGAAAATCATTGGCAATTTGACTAAGAACGATGAAGGCGGTGATACCAAGAATGGAAAAGAGCCTGCACGCTCTATCTGGCTGAGTTCTGAGGAACTTGAGGTCGCTGCTGCCCAGATTTTGGGCAATACTGATGACGAATTTTTGCTGGATGGCAAAACTGGTTCTTTGGCTATTGCGGCTTTCGGTCGTATGTTTGCGAAGGCTCCGCAGAAGGGCACTGAGGCCGCGTTGAGTGTTTCGCCTGCTGTGACTTCACATGCTGTGAATATTGCTACTGATTATTTTTCCACTGTGGATGATATCAAGGAGGCAAACCGTGAGTCTGGGGCTACATATTTGGGTGTTGCTCAGTACACTTCTGGTGTTTTTTACCGTACTGTTTCGATTGATAAGGAGCAGTTGCATCGTTCATGGACTGGTTTTGATTCCGAAAATGCAGAGGAGAGTTTAGCATTGCTTGTCGACGCCATTATCTACGGTTTGCCTCGTGGTAAGCAGCACTCTACTGCACCTTTTGTTCAGCCCGCTCTTGTCTTTGCTGAGGAGCAGCGTTACCGCTCCAGCTATGATTTTGAGGCTCCAGTTCAGGCTGACCGAACGAATGGCGGTTTTTTGGAGCCTACGCTGGATGAACTGAACAAGCAGTATGAGGCTGCACGCGCTTTTGATCCTGCTAATTTTGATGGCTTGGAATTTGTTGCTGGCACCGCAACCAGCTTGGATGACAAGTTTAAGAATGCCACCAAGGGGTCTAAGGATGAGTTGGTGGCCGCTATTGTTGCGTGGATCAAGCAATGA
- a CDS encoding type I-E CRISPR-associated protein Cas6/Cse3/CasE, whose translation MPFTTFLTKFPAHEALNRIAIEKKNREKQWNIDDPEFRHRAVMGLFPNFESDSARSQSNILFRYEFVPGQPPYFLVQSDVPVVAPDLVGHIESKQVEIGGYESGEAVLFRISLNTVTRREVENADGDKITKVVPVPLAPVNADSGLTPAEGFVVDRLRSALVNIEFLNHNRHVLGVSPRGRAAKASKVVQVDTFDAVGFVNDPQELENFLHRGVGRAKAYGCGLLTVKRV comes from the coding sequence ATGCCATTTACTACTTTTCTAACCAAGTTTCCTGCCCATGAGGCACTCAATCGTATAGCCATCGAAAAAAAGAATCGCGAAAAGCAATGGAATATTGATGATCCGGAGTTTCGCCATCGTGCAGTGATGGGTTTATTCCCAAACTTTGAAAGCGACAGCGCCCGGTCGCAATCTAATATTCTGTTTCGCTACGAATTTGTCCCAGGTCAGCCACCGTACTTTCTCGTACAGTCTGACGTTCCGGTTGTTGCGCCTGATTTGGTGGGGCACATTGAGTCGAAACAAGTTGAAATCGGTGGTTATGAATCTGGTGAGGCGGTTCTTTTCCGGATTTCGCTCAATACCGTTACCCGTCGCGAAGTGGAAAATGCGGATGGGGATAAAATAACCAAAGTCGTTCCTGTGCCGTTGGCTCCAGTGAATGCTGATTCTGGGCTCACCCCGGCGGAAGGGTTTGTCGTTGATCGCTTGCGGTCAGCGCTGGTGAATATTGAGTTCCTCAACCACAATCGCCATGTGCTGGGTGTTAGCCCACGTGGGCGTGCGGCGAAGGCATCCAAGGTTGTTCAGGTTGATACTTTTGATGCAGTCGGTTTCGTCAATGACCCGCAGGAATTAGAAAATTTTCTTCATCGAGGGGTTGGTCGGGCGAAGGCATACGGATGTGGGCTACTTACTGTTAAAAGGGTGTAA
- a CDS encoding type I-E CRISPR-associated protein Cse2/CasB — MSTFHYHRLVNHILNIAKNDGSRREISALRAGASLSTEYRAYPYVLHYLQDSSAMQRTVALRCAALIAEFPELCGVNPASSQGSSNEECKPLSKFGSWANHLAYATGESSQDLNGMVSSRLGYLHTQDVEEAITTVRRILNYAKSHGFQEQFDCINLIEVFWYWGKGHDDSSLSRRLQILRDYYGSQILSTPEGTE; from the coding sequence ATGTCAACTTTCCATTATCACAGGTTGGTGAATCATATTCTTAACATCGCTAAGAATGACGGTTCCCGCCGCGAAATTTCTGCGCTTCGTGCCGGTGCTTCTTTGTCCACCGAGTATCGTGCGTACCCTTATGTGCTTCATTACCTTCAGGATTCTTCCGCTATGCAGCGTACTGTAGCGTTGCGTTGTGCTGCTCTCATAGCAGAGTTTCCCGAGTTGTGCGGTGTTAATCCCGCTTCGTCTCAGGGTTCATCGAATGAGGAGTGTAAACCTCTTTCTAAGTTTGGATCTTGGGCCAATCACCTTGCTTATGCAACGGGTGAATCCTCTCAAGATTTGAATGGAATGGTTTCTTCACGTCTGGGGTATTTGCATACTCAGGATGTGGAAGAAGCGATTACTACGGTTCGTAGAATTTTAAATTATGCCAAGAGCCACGGTTTCCAGGAACAATTTGATTGCATCAATCTGATTGAAGTTTTTTGGTATTGGGGCAAAGGCCACGATGATTCTTCTCTCTCTCGCCGTTTACAGATCCTCCGTGATTATTACGGCTCCCAAATTCTCTCTACTCCGGAAGGAACGGAATAA
- a CDS encoding peptidylprolyl isomerase translates to MSFKTATAILHTNFGDIEIELFGNHAPKTVENFVTLAQGSAPYTEKNAAGSDEGPFYDGAIFHRVIKGFMIQGGDPTGTGMGGPGYRFEDEFHPELQFDRPFLLAMANAGPGTNGSQFFITVAPTPHLNMRHTIFGEVTNEDSQKVVEKISTTTTDYSDRPVEPVVIESIEIKD, encoded by the coding sequence ATGAGTTTCAAGACTGCAACTGCAATCCTGCACACCAACTTTGGTGACATTGAAATCGAACTGTTCGGCAACCATGCACCAAAAACTGTCGAAAACTTTGTCACCCTCGCACAAGGCTCCGCGCCATACACCGAGAAGAATGCCGCTGGCTCTGACGAAGGGCCATTCTACGACGGTGCCATCTTCCACCGCGTCATCAAAGGGTTCATGATCCAAGGCGGCGACCCAACCGGCACCGGCATGGGCGGCCCAGGCTACCGCTTCGAAGACGAATTCCACCCAGAACTGCAATTCGACCGCCCATTCCTGCTGGCAATGGCAAACGCTGGCCCCGGCACCAACGGCTCGCAGTTCTTCATCACGGTGGCACCAACCCCGCATCTGAATATGCGCCACACCATCTTCGGTGAAGTCACCAACGAAGACTCCCAGAAAGTGGTGGAGAAGATTTCCACCACTACAACTGACTACTCCGACCGCCCAGTCGAGCCAGTAGTCATCGAGTCCATTGAGATCAAAGACTAA